One Chrysiogenia bacterium genomic region harbors:
- a CDS encoding SDR family oxidoreductase — protein sequence MAFEPIYKPGLFKDKVAIVTGGGTGIGCAIAEELAYGGAKVAIASRKMNRLIPAAKGLSRDHNAEVEPFTCNIREREDCDKLVDDVIAKWGQVDILVNNGGGQFPAPASAIRDKGWKAVIDTNLNGTWNMTQAVAQKSMLRRGGRIVSIVADMWRGFPTMVHTGAARAGVVNMSMSLAVEWASSNILINCVAPGTILSTGMNNYPPGTVDAAWQAIPLKRLGTSEQIAQVVAMLLSPAGDFITGETIKVDGGGSLWGDRWPIGNPSKPPEITIPPWPEERWPEFAVTDEEES from the coding sequence ATGGCATTTGAACCCATCTACAAACCCGGCCTGTTCAAGGACAAGGTCGCCATCGTTACCGGCGGCGGCACCGGCATCGGCTGCGCCATTGCCGAAGAGCTCGCTTACGGCGGCGCGAAGGTAGCCATCGCTTCGCGCAAGATGAATCGGCTTATCCCGGCGGCCAAGGGGCTCTCCCGCGATCACAATGCCGAAGTCGAACCCTTCACCTGCAACATCCGCGAGCGCGAAGACTGCGACAAGCTCGTCGATGACGTGATCGCCAAATGGGGCCAGGTGGACATTCTGGTGAACAACGGCGGGGGCCAGTTCCCCGCGCCGGCCTCTGCGATTCGTGACAAGGGCTGGAAGGCCGTCATCGACACCAATCTCAACGGCACCTGGAACATGACCCAGGCGGTCGCCCAGAAATCCATGCTCCGGCGGGGCGGGCGCATCGTCAGCATCGTTGCCGACATGTGGCGCGGATTTCCCACGATGGTCCACACCGGCGCGGCCCGTGCAGGCGTGGTGAACATGAGCATGTCGCTGGCCGTGGAATGGGCCAGCAGCAACATCCTCATCAACTGCGTGGCGCCCGGAACCATCCTTTCGACGGGCATGAACAACTACCCGCCGGGCACCGTCGATGCCGCCTGGCAGGCCATCCCCCTCAAGCGGCTGGGCACCTCGGAGCAAATCGCCCAGGTGGTGGCCATGCTGCTCTCGCCGGCCGGTGACTTCATCACAGGCGAGACCATCAAGGTCGACGGCGGCGGCAGCCTCTGGGGCGATCGCTGGCCCATCGGCAATCCGAGCAAGCCGCCGGAGATCACCATCCCGCCCTGGCCAGAAGAGCGCTGGCCGGAGTTTGCGGTCACCGATGAGGAAGAGTCCTGA